Proteins encoded within one genomic window of Oncorhynchus tshawytscha isolate Ot180627B linkage group LG02, Otsh_v2.0, whole genome shotgun sequence:
- the LOC112262737 gene encoding complement C1q-like protein 2: MKGVVALLVLLCSTLTAAMVTTPENEDINCPSGMCDMLRKIEVMENRLAAAERQVETLNAKAETKVAFSAGFGGTGHYGPFNVEKTLVYGKVLTNLGNAYNPATGIFTAPVAGVYQFSVYHHSGTGRRSDSLLFKNKEQIAFISAMNKDGSYNGSNGIILQLEEGDVVYVVLKDNSWIWDHMSNVGAIGWCHFNGILLFAQ, translated from the exons ATGAAGGGTGTTGTAGCTTTGCTGGTGTTGCTGTGCAGCACCCTGACTGCGGCTATGGTGACAACCCCAGAAAACGAAGACATAAACTGCCCGTCTGGCATGTGTGACATGCTGAGGAAGATTGAAGTCATGGAAAACCGGCTTGCAGCTGCTGAGCGCCAGGTGGAGACACTGAACGCTAAAGCAG AAACGAAGGTGGCATTCTCAGCTGGATTTGGGGGTACTGGACACTATGGACCTTTCAATGTTGAAAAAACGCTTGTCTACGGAAAGGTCTTAACCAACCTTGGCAACGCTTACAACCCAGCAACAG GCATCTTCACAGCACCAGTGGCAGGAGTCTATCAGTTTAGCGTCTATCACCATTCAGGAACAGGTCGCCGCTCAGACTCCTTGCTGTTCAAGAACAAAGAACAAATCGCATTTATTTCTGCTATGAACAAGGACGGCTCCTACAACGGATCTAATGGTATCATACTGCAGCTGGAGGAGGGAGATGTGGTATATGTTGTTTTGAAGGATAATTCATGGATCTGGGACCATATGAGCAATGTTGGTGCCATTGGATGGTGCCACTTCAACGGCATTTTGCTGTTTGCTCAATAA